In the genome of Bicyclus anynana chromosome 23, ilBicAnyn1.1, whole genome shotgun sequence, one region contains:
- the LOC128199377 gene encoding uncharacterized protein LOC128199377, giving the protein MLQIQGQIYHQAGSLLPYPDADHQFLQIYFIGDENRELDQRCAIVSNTRREIIRELQRFFHQHNALVQLFKIALDRMPTDNHKIVIRADRTPFGEHARRFNAPTIDEVAIVILGDQFQSRDIVLHRRNEQLQRVSELHRSYDALQYPILHWKGDDGYHINIPMIDPRTGLHIQKKVSAMNFYSYRLMIRPQEQNYILKCGKLYHQYIVDMYAKIETERLNYIRFNQAKLRSEEYIHLQDAIANDANVNDIGRLTILPSSYIGSPRHMNEYAQDAMSYVRKYGRPDLFITFTCNPQWDDIKNNLFEGQSTTDRHDITARVFRRKLKALMDLIVKLRVFGEVRCHMYSIEWQKRGLPHAHILIWLVNKITPDQIDNVISGEIPDQTVDPELFDVVVKNMIHGPCGELNMNSPCMIDGKCSKRYPRQLTSDTITGNDGYPLYRRRSPNDNGKTATIRMRNQDVEVDNRWVVPYCPLLSKIFKAHINVEYCNSVKSIKYICKYVNKGSDMAVFGVAGDNRNDEITQYQLGRYISSNEAVWRILSFPMHERHPVVVHLAVHLENGQRIYFNEANALERAAHPPATTLTAFFKLCETDTFARNLLYSEVPQYYTWNVSSKKSQRRKQGTAVDGHSGIFKTDAIGRMYTVHPNNAECFYLRLLLVNVNGPKSFQELRTVDGHLCQTYREACQLLHLLEDDAHWDSTLNDASTSAHPQQIRMLFAIILSTCMPSNPLELWNKYKNYMAEDILIRMRHHARNPDLLITLEMCNEALIIIEDICLTIANKALVQLGMTAPNRPMHDLFDRELQREQEFNCNDLRLFVQSNITKLNIQQKHVYDTIMQAVSNNAGGLYFLDAPGGTGKTFVISLILATIRSDQKIALALASSGIAATLLEGGRTAHSALKLPLNVQVIETPTCNISRNSAMAKVLRLTSIILWDECTMANKKSLEAFNRTMQDLRGNQQLFGGALILLSGDFRQTLPVIPRSTPADEINACLKSSVLWRYLQKLTLNINMRVHLQNDPAAHEFSKQLLEIGDGKIQIDRTNGLIAVPNNFCTIAQSIDELIECVFPNIVQNYRNHDWLTERAILAPKNIHVNAINFQIQAKLPGVVTKYKSIDSVMNQDEAMNYPIEFLNSLEPAGMPPHCLNLKVGSSIILLRNINPPKLCNGTRLAVKKLLPNLIEATILTGKSKGEVVLIPRIPMIPTDMPFEFKRLQYPVRLSFAMSINKAQGQTLHVCGVNLEEHCFSHGQLYVACSRVGTPSRLFIYAQNGKTKNIVYPNVLD; this is encoded by the exons ATGTTACAGATTCAGGGCCAGATTTATCATCAAGCTGGTTCGTTATTGCCATACCCCGACGCTGATCATCAAtttttgcaaatttattttattggtgaTGAAAATCGTGAATTGGATCAACGTTGTGCAATTGTTTCGAATACAAGACGAGAAATTATTCGTGAGCTACAAAGGTTTTTCCATCAGCATAACGCATTAGTTCAATTGTTTAAAATTGCTCTCGATCGTATGCCAACTGATAATCACAAAATCGTAATAAGAGCTGATAGAACACCTTTTGGAGAGCATGCAAGGCGATTTAATGCACCAACAATTGATGAGGTTGCAATTGTAATTCTTGGTGATCAGTTTCAATCCCGTGATATTGTACTTCATCGTAGAAATGAGCAATTGCAACGTGTTTCGGAACTTCATCGTAGTTACGATGCATTACAGTACCCAATATTGCATTGGAAAGGTGACGATGGTTACCATATCAATATACCAATGATTGATCCACGAACAG gTCTACATATACAGAAAAAAGTTAGTGCCATGAATTTTTATTCGTATCGATTGATGATTCGTCCACAAGAACAAaattatatcttaaaatgtgGTAAACTATATCATCAGTACATCGTTGATATGTATGCCAAAATAGAGACTGAACGTCTTAATTATATTCGTTTCAACCAAGCAAAATTAAGATCCGAAGAATATATTCATTTGCAAGATGCGATAGCGAATGATGCTAATGTTAATGACATCGGACGTTTAACTATATTGCCATCTTCGTATATTGGTAGCCCACGGCATATGAACGAATATGCACAAGACGCAATGTCTTATGTACGAAAATACGGTCGACCGGATCTGTTCATTACATTTACATGTAATCCGCAGTGGGATGACATCAAGAACAATTTATTTGAAGGCCAGTCGACAACTGATCGTCATGACATTACAGCACGTGTTTTTCGGCGAAAATTGAAAGCACTTATGGATTTAATTGTGAAATTACGTGTATTTGGAGAGGTGCGTTGCCATATGTACTCCATCGAATGGCAAAAAAGGGGATTGCCGCACGCACATATATTAATTTGGctggtaaataaaataactccgGATCAAATCGATAACGTTATATCAGGTGAAATTCCTGATCAAACTGTTGATCCTGAGTTATTTGATGTTGTCGTTAAAAACATGATACATGGTCCGTGCGGTGAACTAAATATGAATTCGCCATGTATGATTGATGGAAAGTGTTCGAAACGATACCCAAGACAATTGACTTCAGACACAATAACGGGCAATGACGGATATCCGTTGTATAGACGTAGATCACCTAATGATAATGGCAAAACGGCAACCATTAGAATGCGTAACCAGGACGTTGAAGTTGATAATCGTTGGGTGGTTCCGTATTGTCCATTATTATCGAAAATATTCAAGGCTCATATAAATGTGGAGTATTGTAATTCAGTCAaatccattaaatatatttgcaaGTATGTAAATAAAGGGAGCGATATGGCTGTTTTCGGTGTAGCTGGTGATAATAGAAATGATGAAATTACTCAGTATCAACTGGGGCGCTATATTAGTAGTAATGAAGCTGTCTGGAGGATTCTGTCGTTTCCAATGCACGAAAGACATCCTGTGGTTGTTCACTTAGCTGTGCATCTTGAGAATGGCcaacgtatttattttaatgaagcaAATGCATTGGAAAGAGCAGCACACCCACCAGCGACTACGTTGACAGCTTTTTTCAAATTATGCGAAACTGATACATTTGCTAGAAATTTGTTATATTCCGAAGTGCCTCAGTACTATACATGGAATGTGTCTTCAAAAAAATCTCAAAGACGTAAACAAGGAACAGCAGTCGATGGGCATTCAGGCATTTTCAAAACAGATGCAATTGGGAGAATGTATACAGTACATCCAAACAATGCTGAGTGTTTTTATTTGCGATTGCTATTAGTTAACGTCAATGGCCCAAAATCATTTCAAGAATTAAGGACAGTCGACGGTCATTTGTGTCAAACATATCGTGAAGCATGTCAACTCTTGCATTTGTTGGAGGATGATGCACATTGGGATTCAACACTTAATGATGCATCTACGTCAGCTCATCCACAACAAATACGAATGCTATTTGCCATTATATTATCGACATGTATGCCATCAAATCCACTTGAATTAtggaacaaatataaaaattatatggcagaagatattttaattcGTATGCGTCATCATGCAAGAAATCCTGATTTGTTGATTACCTTGGAAATGTGCAACGAagctttgataataattgaagaTATATGTCTAACGATTGCAAATAAAGCATTAGTACAATTGGGTATGACCGCACCAAATCGTCCCATGCATGATTTGTTTGATCGTGAATTGCAACGTGAGCAGGAATTCAACTGTAATGATTTGCGTTTATTTGTACAATCGAATATaaccaaattaaatattcaGCAAAAACATGTATATGATACAATCATGCAAGCCGTTTCCAATAATGCAGGTGGATTATATTTTTTGGATGCACCTGGTGGCACAGGTAAAACGTTCGTTATATCATTGATTTTAGCGACTATTCGATCAGATCAGAAAATTGCACTAGCACTTGCATCTTCGGGAATTGCTGCTACATTATTAGAAGGTGGTCGGACCGCACACTCTGCATTAAAATTGCCATTGAATGTACAGGTGATTGAAACTCCAACTTGCAATATATCGAGAAATTCTGCTATGGCAAAAGTTCTGCGATTAACGTCAATTATTTTATGGGATGAGTGTACAATGGCGAATAAAAAATCACTAGAAGCATTCAATCGAACAATGCAAGATTTACGTGGTAATCAACAGCTTTTTGGTGGTGCTTTGATATTACTTTCAGGGGATTTTCGTCAAACATTGCCTGTCATTCCTCGATCAACTCCTGCTGATGAAATAAATGCCTGCTTGAAGTCATCAGTTCTTTGGAGATATCTACAAAAATTGACACTAAACATTAATATGCGTGTTCACCTACAAAATGATCCAGCTGCCCATGAGTTCTCAAAACAATTGTTAGAAATTGGTGACGGCAAAATACAAATCGACAGAACCAACGGATTGATCGCTGTACCGAACAATTTTTGTACAATTGCGCAATCGATAGATGAATTGATTGAATGTGTTTTTCCGAATATTGTTCAGAATTACAGAAATCATGATTGGTTGACAGAACGCGCCATTTTAGCACCGAAAAACATTCATGTCAAtgcaattaattttcaaattcaagcgAAACTGCCAGGCGTAGTCACgaaatataaatcaattgacAGTGTTATGAATCAAGATGAGGCAATGAATTAtccaattgaatttttaaattcattggaGCCGGCTGGTATGCCACCGCATTGCTTGAATCTGAAAGTTGGTTCTTCGATTATATTATTGCGAAATATTAATCCACCAAAACTGTGTAACGGAACAAGATTGGCAGTGAAAAAGTTATTGCCAAATTTGATTGAAGCTACGATCTTAACTGGTAAATCAAAAGGAGAAGTTGTTTTGATACCGCGTATACCTATGATTCCAACTGATATGCCTTTTGAGTTCAAACGTTTACAATATCCTGTGCGTTTATCATTTGCGATGTCCATCAACAAGGCCCAAGGTCAAACACTTCACGTTTGTGGTGTGAATTTGGAGGAACATTGTTTTTCACATGGCCAGTTATATGTTGCCTGTTCCAGAGTCGGTACCCCCAgccgtttgtttatttatgctcaaaatggaaaaacaaaaaatattgtttatccaAATGTTTTGGATTAA